One region of Thunnus thynnus chromosome 14, fThuThy2.1, whole genome shotgun sequence genomic DNA includes:
- the cfap36 gene encoding cilia- and flagella-associated protein 36 isoform X2, whose amino-acid sequence MAEDDTEWVVESIVGYLGSPEWVIPVTDFMENKCTVFDDEDENKLSYTEIHQQYKKLVEKLLENYMQEVGINEQQFLDACSSPFAKSKTLQSVFQPVLATDDFQMFRALMVQKNMELQLQALRVIKERNGALPECLTDGVDVMTELQQQEMKILQEVLKKSKEEYDEEMSRRLLLEEELGSTSSSCSDKPMAEIGPAQKATTAPSRQSNTTKTKGEGTVDSSSSNGHHAPLKNRNTATESKLVNGKPARKEESKMSATRGGDEKHAATSSKPDCGSNSVEPRVLPAVRAPVKSGETSVSLSPDTKEQSSSQTAAEAWLEEAHREAGFSKPYTELSASQQEQLQQRAAYLRQQRDKLHALKKEQQKTKQTTTPEEAPTTPTPAPTTTTTPAVGQSQRNGACTPPPPAAAPAPPAQHSANSSKQKEISAEERKKLQKRKHLADKLKEEVIKK is encoded by the exons ATGGCTGAGGATGACACGGAGTGGGTTGTGGAGAGCATCGTGGGCTACCTGGGGAGTCCCGAATGGGTCATTCCTGTCACGGACTTTATGGAAAACAAATGCACAG tttttgatgacGAGGATGAAAATAAGTTATCATACACAGAAATCCACCAGCAGTATAAGAAACTG GTGGAGAAGCTGTTAGAGAATTACATGCAGGAGGTTGGCATCAACGAGCAGCAGTTTCTGGATGCGTGCTCTTCTCCCTTTGCCAAGTCCAAAACTCTGCAG tCGGTATTCCAGCCAGTTCTGGCCACAGATGATTTCCAGATGTTTCGTGCACTGATGGTCCAGAAGAACATGGAGCTGCAGCTTCAAGCCCTCAGGGTCATCAAGGAGAGGAATG gggccCTCCCAGAGTGTCTGACTGATGGCGTGGACGTGATGACAGAGTTGCAGCAGCAAGAGATGAAAATCCTGCAGGAGGTTCTCAA AAAGTCAAAAGAGGAGTATGATGAAGAAATGTCCAGGAGGCTGCTATTAGAGGAAGAGCTCGgttccacctccagcagctgctccGATAAGCCAATGGCAGAGATTGGTCCTGCCCAGAAAGCCACCACTGCTCCCAGTCGACAAAGCAACACCACCAAG ACCAAAGGTGAGGGGActgttgacagcagcagcagtaatggtCACCACGCCCCACTAAAGAACAGAAACACTGCCACTGAATCTAAACTG GTCAACGGCAAACCTGCCAGAAAAGAGGAGAGCAAGATGTCTGCCACAAGAGGTGGAGATGAGAAACACGCAGCTACCTCTTCTAAGCCGG attgtGGCAGCAACAGTGTGGAGCCCAGAGTCCTCCCAGCAGTGAGAGCTCCAGTAAAGTCTGGCGAAACCTCCGTCAGCCTCAGTCCAGATACCaaggagcagagcagcagccagACTGCAGCTGAAGCCTGGCTGGAGGAGGCACACAGGGAGGCCGGCTTCTCCAAACCATATACT gagCTGTCAGCGTcccagcaggagcagctccagcagagggcagcataTCTGCGTCAGCAGCGAGACAAGCTGCATGCACTGAAGAAAGAACAGCAGAAAACCAAGCAGACCACCACGCCGGAGGAGGCACCCACCACCCCCACACCagcacccaccaccaccaccaccccg GCAGTGGGGCAGTCCCAAAGGAATGGGGCCTGtacccctcctcctcccgctgctgctcctgctcctccagCACAACACTCTGCTAACTCCTCCAAACAGAAG GAGATTTCTGCcgaagagagaaagaagctacagaagagaaaacatctggCTGACAAGCTGAAAGAGGAAGTAATCAAGAAATAG
- the cfap36 gene encoding cilia- and flagella-associated protein 36 isoform X1: protein MAEDDTEWVVESIVGYLGSPEWVIPVTDFMENKCTVFDDEDENKLSYTEIHQQYKKLVEKLLENYMQEVGINEQQFLDACSSPFAKSKTLQSVFQPVLATDDFQMFRALMVQKNMELQLQALRVIKERNGALPECLTDGVDVMTELQQQEMKILQEVLKKSKEEYDEEMSRRLLLEEELGSTSSSCSDKPMAEIGPAQKATTAPSRQSNTTKTKGEGTVDSSSSNGHHAPLKNRNTATESKLVNGKPARKEESKMSATRGGDEKHAATSSKPDCGSNSVEPRVLPAVRAPVKSGETSVSLSPDTKEQSSSQTAAEAWLEEAHREAGFSKPYTELSASQQEQLQQRAAYLRQQRDKLHALKKEQQKTKQTTTPEEAPTTPTPAPTTTTTPEAVGQSQRNGACTPPPPAAAPAPPAQHSANSSKQKEISAEERKKLQKRKHLADKLKEEVIKK, encoded by the exons ATGGCTGAGGATGACACGGAGTGGGTTGTGGAGAGCATCGTGGGCTACCTGGGGAGTCCCGAATGGGTCATTCCTGTCACGGACTTTATGGAAAACAAATGCACAG tttttgatgacGAGGATGAAAATAAGTTATCATACACAGAAATCCACCAGCAGTATAAGAAACTG GTGGAGAAGCTGTTAGAGAATTACATGCAGGAGGTTGGCATCAACGAGCAGCAGTTTCTGGATGCGTGCTCTTCTCCCTTTGCCAAGTCCAAAACTCTGCAG tCGGTATTCCAGCCAGTTCTGGCCACAGATGATTTCCAGATGTTTCGTGCACTGATGGTCCAGAAGAACATGGAGCTGCAGCTTCAAGCCCTCAGGGTCATCAAGGAGAGGAATG gggccCTCCCAGAGTGTCTGACTGATGGCGTGGACGTGATGACAGAGTTGCAGCAGCAAGAGATGAAAATCCTGCAGGAGGTTCTCAA AAAGTCAAAAGAGGAGTATGATGAAGAAATGTCCAGGAGGCTGCTATTAGAGGAAGAGCTCGgttccacctccagcagctgctccGATAAGCCAATGGCAGAGATTGGTCCTGCCCAGAAAGCCACCACTGCTCCCAGTCGACAAAGCAACACCACCAAG ACCAAAGGTGAGGGGActgttgacagcagcagcagtaatggtCACCACGCCCCACTAAAGAACAGAAACACTGCCACTGAATCTAAACTG GTCAACGGCAAACCTGCCAGAAAAGAGGAGAGCAAGATGTCTGCCACAAGAGGTGGAGATGAGAAACACGCAGCTACCTCTTCTAAGCCGG attgtGGCAGCAACAGTGTGGAGCCCAGAGTCCTCCCAGCAGTGAGAGCTCCAGTAAAGTCTGGCGAAACCTCCGTCAGCCTCAGTCCAGATACCaaggagcagagcagcagccagACTGCAGCTGAAGCCTGGCTGGAGGAGGCACACAGGGAGGCCGGCTTCTCCAAACCATATACT gagCTGTCAGCGTcccagcaggagcagctccagcagagggcagcataTCTGCGTCAGCAGCGAGACAAGCTGCATGCACTGAAGAAAGAACAGCAGAAAACCAAGCAGACCACCACGCCGGAGGAGGCACCCACCACCCCCACACCagcacccaccaccaccaccaccccg GAGGCAGTGGGGCAGTCCCAAAGGAATGGGGCCTGtacccctcctcctcccgctgctgctcctgctcctccagCACAACACTCTGCTAACTCCTCCAAACAGAAG GAGATTTCTGCcgaagagagaaagaagctacagaagagaaaacatctggCTGACAAGCTGAAAGAGGAAGTAATCAAGAAATAG
- the cfap36 gene encoding cilia- and flagella-associated protein 36 isoform X4, giving the protein MAEDDTEWVVESIVGYLGSPEWVIPVTDFMENKCTVFDDEDENKLSYTEIHQQYKKLVEKLLENYMQEVGINEQQFLDACSSPFAKSKTLQSVFQPVLATDDFQMFRALMVQKNMELQLQALRVIKERNGALPECLTDGVDVMTELQQQEMKILQEVLKKSKEEYDEEMSRRLLLEEELGSTSSSCSDKPMAEIGPAQKATTAPSRQSNTTKTKGEGTVDSSSSNGHHAPLKNRNTATESKLVNGKPARKEESKMSATRGGDEKHAATSSKPDCGSNSVEPRVLPAVRAPVKSGETSVSLSPDTKEQSSSQTAAEAWLEEAHREAGFSKPYTELSASQQEQLQQRAAYLRQQRDKLHALKKEQQKTKQTTTPEEAPTTPTPAPTTTTTPEISAEERKKLQKRKHLADKLKEEVIKK; this is encoded by the exons ATGGCTGAGGATGACACGGAGTGGGTTGTGGAGAGCATCGTGGGCTACCTGGGGAGTCCCGAATGGGTCATTCCTGTCACGGACTTTATGGAAAACAAATGCACAG tttttgatgacGAGGATGAAAATAAGTTATCATACACAGAAATCCACCAGCAGTATAAGAAACTG GTGGAGAAGCTGTTAGAGAATTACATGCAGGAGGTTGGCATCAACGAGCAGCAGTTTCTGGATGCGTGCTCTTCTCCCTTTGCCAAGTCCAAAACTCTGCAG tCGGTATTCCAGCCAGTTCTGGCCACAGATGATTTCCAGATGTTTCGTGCACTGATGGTCCAGAAGAACATGGAGCTGCAGCTTCAAGCCCTCAGGGTCATCAAGGAGAGGAATG gggccCTCCCAGAGTGTCTGACTGATGGCGTGGACGTGATGACAGAGTTGCAGCAGCAAGAGATGAAAATCCTGCAGGAGGTTCTCAA AAAGTCAAAAGAGGAGTATGATGAAGAAATGTCCAGGAGGCTGCTATTAGAGGAAGAGCTCGgttccacctccagcagctgctccGATAAGCCAATGGCAGAGATTGGTCCTGCCCAGAAAGCCACCACTGCTCCCAGTCGACAAAGCAACACCACCAAG ACCAAAGGTGAGGGGActgttgacagcagcagcagtaatggtCACCACGCCCCACTAAAGAACAGAAACACTGCCACTGAATCTAAACTG GTCAACGGCAAACCTGCCAGAAAAGAGGAGAGCAAGATGTCTGCCACAAGAGGTGGAGATGAGAAACACGCAGCTACCTCTTCTAAGCCGG attgtGGCAGCAACAGTGTGGAGCCCAGAGTCCTCCCAGCAGTGAGAGCTCCAGTAAAGTCTGGCGAAACCTCCGTCAGCCTCAGTCCAGATACCaaggagcagagcagcagccagACTGCAGCTGAAGCCTGGCTGGAGGAGGCACACAGGGAGGCCGGCTTCTCCAAACCATATACT gagCTGTCAGCGTcccagcaggagcagctccagcagagggcagcataTCTGCGTCAGCAGCGAGACAAGCTGCATGCACTGAAGAAAGAACAGCAGAAAACCAAGCAGACCACCACGCCGGAGGAGGCACCCACCACCCCCACACCagcacccaccaccaccaccaccccg GAGATTTCTGCcgaagagagaaagaagctacagaagagaaaacatctggCTGACAAGCTGAAAGAGGAAGTAATCAAGAAATAG
- the cfap36 gene encoding cilia- and flagella-associated protein 36 isoform X5, translating into MAEDDTEWVVESIVGYLGSPEWVIPVTDFMENKCTVFDDEDENKLSYTEIHQQYKKLVEKLLENYMQEVGINEQQFLDACSSPFAKSKTLQSVFQPVLATDDFQMFRALMVQKNMELQLQALRVIKERNGALPECLTDGVDVMTELQQQEMKILQEVLKKSKEEYDEEMSRRLLLEEELGSTSSSCSDKPMAEIGPAQKATTAPSRQSNTTKTKGEGTVDSSSSNGHHAPLKNRNTATESKLVNGKPARKEESKMSATRGGDEKHAATSSKPDCGSNSVEPRVLPAVRAPVKSGETSVSLSPDTKEQSSSQTAAEAWLEEAHREAGFSKPYTELSASQQEQLQQRAAYLRQQRDKLHALKKEQQKTKQTTTPEEAPTTPTPAPTTTTTPISAEERKKLQKRKHLADKLKEEVIKK; encoded by the exons ATGGCTGAGGATGACACGGAGTGGGTTGTGGAGAGCATCGTGGGCTACCTGGGGAGTCCCGAATGGGTCATTCCTGTCACGGACTTTATGGAAAACAAATGCACAG tttttgatgacGAGGATGAAAATAAGTTATCATACACAGAAATCCACCAGCAGTATAAGAAACTG GTGGAGAAGCTGTTAGAGAATTACATGCAGGAGGTTGGCATCAACGAGCAGCAGTTTCTGGATGCGTGCTCTTCTCCCTTTGCCAAGTCCAAAACTCTGCAG tCGGTATTCCAGCCAGTTCTGGCCACAGATGATTTCCAGATGTTTCGTGCACTGATGGTCCAGAAGAACATGGAGCTGCAGCTTCAAGCCCTCAGGGTCATCAAGGAGAGGAATG gggccCTCCCAGAGTGTCTGACTGATGGCGTGGACGTGATGACAGAGTTGCAGCAGCAAGAGATGAAAATCCTGCAGGAGGTTCTCAA AAAGTCAAAAGAGGAGTATGATGAAGAAATGTCCAGGAGGCTGCTATTAGAGGAAGAGCTCGgttccacctccagcagctgctccGATAAGCCAATGGCAGAGATTGGTCCTGCCCAGAAAGCCACCACTGCTCCCAGTCGACAAAGCAACACCACCAAG ACCAAAGGTGAGGGGActgttgacagcagcagcagtaatggtCACCACGCCCCACTAAAGAACAGAAACACTGCCACTGAATCTAAACTG GTCAACGGCAAACCTGCCAGAAAAGAGGAGAGCAAGATGTCTGCCACAAGAGGTGGAGATGAGAAACACGCAGCTACCTCTTCTAAGCCGG attgtGGCAGCAACAGTGTGGAGCCCAGAGTCCTCCCAGCAGTGAGAGCTCCAGTAAAGTCTGGCGAAACCTCCGTCAGCCTCAGTCCAGATACCaaggagcagagcagcagccagACTGCAGCTGAAGCCTGGCTGGAGGAGGCACACAGGGAGGCCGGCTTCTCCAAACCATATACT gagCTGTCAGCGTcccagcaggagcagctccagcagagggcagcataTCTGCGTCAGCAGCGAGACAAGCTGCATGCACTGAAGAAAGAACAGCAGAAAACCAAGCAGACCACCACGCCGGAGGAGGCACCCACCACCCCCACACCagcacccaccaccaccaccaccccg ATTTCTGCcgaagagagaaagaagctacagaagagaaaacatctggCTGACAAGCTGAAAGAGGAAGTAATCAAGAAATAG
- the cfap36 gene encoding cilia- and flagella-associated protein 36 isoform X3, translating to MAEDDTEWVVESIVGYLGSPEWVIPVTDFMENKCTVFDDEDENKLSYTEIHQQYKKLVEKLLENYMQEVGINEQQFLDACSSPFAKSKTLQSVFQPVLATDDFQMFRALMVQKNMELQLQALRVIKERNGALPECLTDGVDVMTELQQQEMKILQEVLKKSKEEYDEEMSRRLLLEEELGSTSSSCSDKPMAEIGPAQKATTAPSRQSNTTKVNGKPARKEESKMSATRGGDEKHAATSSKPDCGSNSVEPRVLPAVRAPVKSGETSVSLSPDTKEQSSSQTAAEAWLEEAHREAGFSKPYTELSASQQEQLQQRAAYLRQQRDKLHALKKEQQKTKQTTTPEEAPTTPTPAPTTTTTPEAVGQSQRNGACTPPPPAAAPAPPAQHSANSSKQKEISAEERKKLQKRKHLADKLKEEVIKK from the exons ATGGCTGAGGATGACACGGAGTGGGTTGTGGAGAGCATCGTGGGCTACCTGGGGAGTCCCGAATGGGTCATTCCTGTCACGGACTTTATGGAAAACAAATGCACAG tttttgatgacGAGGATGAAAATAAGTTATCATACACAGAAATCCACCAGCAGTATAAGAAACTG GTGGAGAAGCTGTTAGAGAATTACATGCAGGAGGTTGGCATCAACGAGCAGCAGTTTCTGGATGCGTGCTCTTCTCCCTTTGCCAAGTCCAAAACTCTGCAG tCGGTATTCCAGCCAGTTCTGGCCACAGATGATTTCCAGATGTTTCGTGCACTGATGGTCCAGAAGAACATGGAGCTGCAGCTTCAAGCCCTCAGGGTCATCAAGGAGAGGAATG gggccCTCCCAGAGTGTCTGACTGATGGCGTGGACGTGATGACAGAGTTGCAGCAGCAAGAGATGAAAATCCTGCAGGAGGTTCTCAA AAAGTCAAAAGAGGAGTATGATGAAGAAATGTCCAGGAGGCTGCTATTAGAGGAAGAGCTCGgttccacctccagcagctgctccGATAAGCCAATGGCAGAGATTGGTCCTGCCCAGAAAGCCACCACTGCTCCCAGTCGACAAAGCAACACCACCAAG GTCAACGGCAAACCTGCCAGAAAAGAGGAGAGCAAGATGTCTGCCACAAGAGGTGGAGATGAGAAACACGCAGCTACCTCTTCTAAGCCGG attgtGGCAGCAACAGTGTGGAGCCCAGAGTCCTCCCAGCAGTGAGAGCTCCAGTAAAGTCTGGCGAAACCTCCGTCAGCCTCAGTCCAGATACCaaggagcagagcagcagccagACTGCAGCTGAAGCCTGGCTGGAGGAGGCACACAGGGAGGCCGGCTTCTCCAAACCATATACT gagCTGTCAGCGTcccagcaggagcagctccagcagagggcagcataTCTGCGTCAGCAGCGAGACAAGCTGCATGCACTGAAGAAAGAACAGCAGAAAACCAAGCAGACCACCACGCCGGAGGAGGCACCCACCACCCCCACACCagcacccaccaccaccaccaccccg GAGGCAGTGGGGCAGTCCCAAAGGAATGGGGCCTGtacccctcctcctcccgctgctgctcctgctcctccagCACAACACTCTGCTAACTCCTCCAAACAGAAG GAGATTTCTGCcgaagagagaaagaagctacagaagagaaaacatctggCTGACAAGCTGAAAGAGGAAGTAATCAAGAAATAG
- the ppp4r3b gene encoding serine/threonine-protein phosphatase 4 regulatory subunit 3B: MSDTRRRVKVYTLNEDRQWDDRGTGHVSSTFVERLKGISLLVRAESDGSLLLESKISPNTAYQKQQDTLIVWSEADNYDLALSFQEKAGCDEIWEKICQVQGKDPALDITQDPIDESEEERFEEIPETSHLVELPPCELSRLEEIADLVTSVLSSPIRREKLALALMSEGYIKKLLGLFRVCEDLDNREGLHHLYEIVRGVLFLNKAALFEVMFSDDCIMDVVGCLEYDPALVQPKRHREFLTKTAKFKEVIPITDSELRQKIHQTYRVQYIQDIILPTPSVFEENFLSTLTSFIFFNKVEIVSMLQEDEKFLTEVFAQLTDEATEDSKRRELVNFVKEFCAFSQTLQPQNRDAFFKTLANLGILPALEIVMGMDDLQVRAAATDIFSYLVEFSPSMVREFVMQEPQQTDDDVLLINVVIKQMICDSDPELGGAVQLMGLLRTLIDPENMLASTNKTEKTEFLSFFYKYCMHVLTAPLLANTAHDKNSKDLQEGSTKINPVCPDNFQTAQLLALILELLTFCVEHHTYHIKTYIMNKDLLRRVLVLMNSKHTFLALCALRFMRRIIGLKDEYYNRYIIKGNLFEPVINALLDNGTRYNLLNSAIIELFEFIKVEDIKSLIAHIVDNFYKALESIEYVQTFKGLKGRYEQEKDRQSQRLNRYRRDARSLDEDEELWFNDDEDDDDGEAVEKSRMEDDFSDSYGKYMEAKKGAANGANGANNNGKAAAIPPASPAVTPNNSSTSSVKTVALPATPVVKTALVGLVDYPDDEDEEEEDEEEEQSPRKRPRLSS; the protein is encoded by the exons ATGTCGGACACTCGGCGGCGAGTCAAAGTGTATACGCTGAATGAAGACCGGCAATGGGACGATCGGGGTACCGGACACGTCTCGTCAACCTTTGTTGAACGCCTGAAGGGAATATCGTTATTAGTTCGGGCCGAATCAGACG GATCACTACTATTGGAGTCGAAGATAAGCCCAAATACTGCATATCAGAAACAACAG GACACACTGATTGTCTGGTCAGAAGCAGATAATTATGACCTTGCTCTAAGTTTCCAGGAAAAGGCTGGCTGTGATGAGATCTGGGAGAAGATTTGCCAG GTGCAAGGGAAGGACCCTGCCCTGGACATCACCCAGGACCCCATTGATGAGTCAGAGGAGGAACGATTTGAGGAGATCCCAGAGACAAGCCACCTGGTGGAGCTCCCTCCATGCGAGCTAAGCAGACTGGAGGAGATAGCTGACCTTGTTACTTCTGTCCTTTCTTCGCCCATCCGGAGGGAAAAACTTGCCCTGGCCCTAATGAGCGAGGGCTACATCAAGAAACTCCTGGGTCTCTTCAGAGTATGTGAGGACCTGGACAACAGGGAAGGCTTACATCACCTCTATGAGATTGTCCGAGGTGTCTTGTTCCTCAATAAAGCGGCCCTCTTTGAGGTGATGTTCTCTGACGACTGTATCATGGATGTGGTGGGCTGCCTTGAGTATGACCCAGCGCTGGTTCAGCCTAAACGGCACCGGGAATTCTTGACCAAGACAGCAAAGTTTAAGGAGGTGATCCCTATCACAGACTCTGAGCTACGGCAGAAGATCCACCAGACCTACCGGGTGCAGTACATCCAGGACATCATCCTGCCCACACCGTCTGTCTTTGAGGAGAATTTCCTCTCCACACTCAcctccttcatcttcttcaaCAAGGTGGAGATTGTCAGTATGTTGCAG GAGGACGAGAAGTTCCTAACAGAGGTTTTTGCACAGCTCACAGATGAAGCCACAGAGGACAGTAAAAGGAGAGAGCTT GTGAACTTTGTCAAGGAATTCTGTGCTTTTTCACAAACGTTGCAGCCACAAAACAGGGATGCTTTCTTCAAAACTCTGGCAAATCTAGGCATTTTACCTGCTCTTGAAATAGTCATG GGAATGGATGACTTGCAGGTGAGGGCAGCAGCTACAGACATCTTCTCCTACCTGGTGGAATTCAGCCCCTCCATGGTCAGGGAGTTTGTCATGCAGGAACCACAGCAGACTGACGAT GACGTGCTGCTGATTAATGTAGTGATCAAGCAGATGATTTGTGACTCAGACCCAGAGTTAGGTGGGGCGGTCCAGCTGATGGGTCTGCTCAGGACGCTTATCGACCCCGAGAACATGCTGGCTTCCACCAAC AAAACTGAGAAGACAGAGTTTCTGAGTTTCTTCTACAAGTACTGCATGCATGTCCTGACTGCTCCTCTGTTGGCGAACACTGCACATGACAAAAACTCAAAAG ACCTGCAGGAGGGATCAACTAAGATCAATCCAGTCTGTCCAG atAACTTCCAGACAGCTCAGCTGCTGGCGCTCATCCTGGAGCTGCTGACCTTCTGTGTGGAGCACCACACTTATCACATCAAGACCTACATCATGAATAAAGACCTGCTCAGGAGAGTGCTGGTGCTCATGAACTCAAAACACACCTTCCTTGCTCTTT GTGCCCTGCGTTTCATGCGCAGGATCATTGGTCTGAAGGATGAGTACTACAACCGCTACATCATCAAAGGGAACCTGTTTGAGCCTGTCATTAATGCCCTGCTGGACAACGGCACCCGATACAACCTCCTCAACTCAGCCATCATAGAGCTCTTTGAGTTCATTAAAGTG GAGGACATCAAGTCTCTCATAGCTCACATTGTGGATAACTTCTACAAAGCACTTGAATCCATCGAGTACGTCCAGACTTTCAAGGGCCTGAAAGGACGGTACGAGCAGGAAAAAGACCGGCAGAGTCAGAGACTCAACAG ATATCGCAGAGATGCACGGTCGTTGGACGAGGATGAGGAGTTGTGGTTCAACGATGATGAGGATGACGATGATGGAGAGGCTGTCGAGAAGAGCCGAATGGAAGATGACTTCTCTGACAGCTACGGCAAATACATGGAAGCCAAAAAAG GAGCTGCCAACGGAGCTAATGGTGCCAACAACAACGGGAAGGCTGCTGCCATCCCGCCTGCCTCACCAGCCGTCACTCCAAACAACAGTTCAACATCCTCTGTCAAAACAGTTGCTCTTCCTGCCACACCAGTAGTGAAG ACTGCTCTGGTTGGTTTGGTGGACTACCCTGAcgatgaggatgaagaggaagaagatgaggaggaagagcagtCTCCGAGGAAGCGGCCCCGCCTGAGCTCTTAA